In the Malania oleifera isolate guangnan ecotype guangnan chromosome 1, ASM2987363v1, whole genome shotgun sequence genome, one interval contains:
- the LOC131154737 gene encoding receptor-like protein kinase FERONIA translates to MTARISRAPFTYSFSLSSGGQKFIRLHFYLSSSSCSDPSCPFFSVKAGPYTLLNNFTATPPVDSSYQQSFFREFCLNVPENQKVLNITFSPVPASAALNVATYAFISGIEIVSMPTNLYYTQAGDKGPCFVGQQKEFIIDNSTALEGVYRLNVGGKPITPVDDSGLFRSWSDDYFFIVSPSMVPGYDSTISYSGSLLEYVAPPEVYKTARTMGSNNQENTKSNLTWELPVDSGFSYLVRLHFCEYQPEVKEAGDRPFIIYMDNQTADDSADVISWSQGNSIPVYKDYILMIGKERNGGKHNLSLALHPNVDAGGYVNVILNGLEMFKLNDSRGNLTGPNPNPSLPSHEPNNSGPLSLEKDSRSKKTLFFVIGGNVIGGFMLFSILCAYHRALWWRQKKDELQLTARKASGLPEKLCRHFSLAELRSATNDFDDAFIIGVGGFGKVYTGCMDGLKLVAIKRLSRGSRQGAHEFATEIQTLSQLRHVHLVSLIGYCGEGQEMILVYDYMINGTLCNHLYETENAPLLWKQRLNICIGAARGLHYLHTGTTRMIIHRDVKSTNILLDENWVAKVSDFGLSKIGPTSLASTAISTVVKGTLGYLDPEYIRRMHLTEKSDVYSFGVVLFEVLCARKAVNRKLAEGQVNLASWAKECIHYGTLHQNIDPYLIGKITPSCFKKFVEIADSCLDDSGIERPTMGNVVGSLEFALQLQESEETSEYSKEDAHYDLKIDQAVASHVGGVSYVNAMDSSHSDLTLSSASTISGLSCHRNFDFDCIISSSEEASLISHHQ, encoded by the coding sequence ATGACTGCACGGATCTCTCGTGCCCCATTCACCTACTCATTTTCGCTGAGCTCTGGCGGCCAAAAGTTCATCCGCCTTCACTTCTACCTATCTTCATCGTCCTGTTCCGATCCCTCCTGTCCTTTCTTCTCTGTTAAAGCCGGCCCCTACACTCTTCTTAACAACTTCACTGCAACCCCTCCTGTTGATTCTTCCTACCAGCAGTCATTCTTCAGAGAATTCTGCCTCAACGTTCCGGAGAACCAGAAGGTCCTTAATATAACCTTTTCTCCGGTACCTGCGAGCGCCGCTTTAAATGTTGCTACATATGCCTTCATCAGTGGAATTGAGATCGTATCCATGCCCACAAACCTCTACTACACACAAGCAGGAGATAAAGGCCCCTGTTTCGTTGGGCAACAGAAAGAATTTATAATAGACAATAGTACAGCCCTGGAGGGAGTTTATCGATTAAATGTGGGTGGGAAACCAATCACACCAGTAGACGACTCTGGCTTGTTTCGGAGTTGGTCTGATGATTATTTCTTCATAGTATCTCCAAGTATGGTCCCTGGTTATGATTCTACGATTAGCTATTCTGGATCACTTCTAGAATATGTTGCACCGCCAGAAGTCTACAAGACAGCTCGAACAATGGGATCAAATAATCAAGAGAACACCAAGAGCAATTTGACATGGGAATTACCGGTGGATTCAGGGTTCTCGTATCTGGTCAGGCTCCACTTCTGCGAGTACCAACCGGAGGTTAAAGAAGCTGGGGACAGGCCGTTCATTATCTACATGGACAATCAGACGGCCGATGATTCTGCTGATGTCATAAGTTGGAGCCAGGGGAATAGCATTCCAGTGTACAAGGACTACATTTTGATGATAGGGAAAGAGAGAAACGGAGGAAAACATAACCTCTCTCTGGCTCTACATCCCAACGTTGATGCGGGTGGATACGTTAATGTGATACTAAACGGGTTGGAAATGTTTAAATTGAATGATTCTCGTGGCAATCTCACGGGACCAAACCCTAATCCTTCTCTCCCTTCCCATGAACCAAATAATTCAGGGCCACTGTCGctggaaaaggattcaaggagCAAGAAAACTTTGTTCTTTGTCATTGGAGGAAATGTGATAGGTGGATTCATGCTATTCTCTATTTTATGCGCCTATCATAGAGCCTTATGGTGGCGGCAAAAGAAAGACGAATTACAGTTAACTGCAAGAAAGGCTTCAGGACTACCAGAAAAACTATGCCGTCATTTTTCACTTGCAGAGCTTCGAAGCGCCACAAATGACTTCGATGATGCTTTCATCATTGGTGTTGGAGGATTCGGTAAGGTGTACACAGGATGCATGGATGGTCTAAAGCTTGTTGCAATCAAACGGTTAAGTCGGGGCTCTCGGCAGGGGGCGCATGAGTTTGCAACTGAGATTCAAACGCTATCCCAGCTCCGCCACGTTCATCTTGTCTCTCTAATTGGTTATTGCGGTGAAGGCCAAGAGATGATCCTTGTGTATGACTATATGATCAATGGGACACTTTGCAATCATCTTTACGAAACAGAAAATGCTCCTCTCCTATGGAAGCAGAGGCTTAACATCTGTATTGGAGCTGCTCGAGGACTCCACTACCTTCATACAGGCACAACTCGCATGATCATTCATCGAGACGTGAAGAGTACCAACATTTTGTTGGATGAGAATTGGGTTGCCAAGGTTTCAGATTTCGGGTTATCCAAAATAGGTCCAACTAGCTTAGCGAGTACAGCAATCAGTACGGTGGTGAAGGGCACGCTGGGGTATTTGGATCCTGAGTACATTCGTCGCATGCATTTAACAGAGAAATCTGATGTCTACTCATTTGGTGTTGTGTTATTTGAAGTTCTCTGTGCGAGAAAAGCAGTGAACCGCAAGTTGGCAGAGGGTCAGGTAAATTTGGCGAGTTGGGCCAAGGAATGCATCCATTATGGAACTCTTCACCAAAACATTGATCCATATTTGATTGGAAAGATAACACCGTcgtgttttaaaaaatttgtagAGATTGCAGACAGTTGCCTAGATGATTCTGGAATCGAGCGGCCCACGATGGGGAATGTAGTGGGAAGCTTGGAATTCGCATTACAATTGCAAGAGAGTGAGGAGACTTCAGAGTACTCGAAGGAGGATGCTCATTATGACCTAAAAATTGACCAGGCGGTGGCATCTCATGTGGGCGGTGTTTCCTATGTGAATGCAATGGACTCAAGTCATAGTGACCTTACCCTCTCTAGTGCAAGTACTATTAGTGGGTTGAGCTGTCATcgtaattttgattttgactgcATCATCTCATCATCTGAGGAAGCATCATTAATCAGTCACCACCAATAG
- the LOC131147356 gene encoding uncharacterized protein LOC131147356 — protein MVSGRVALEDLRRVPAVGVFRLEFRPGKTGGRVGFGRITNGPGHKRAGHKQSFVEPGGDLETTTQGVEWTDCRLTAPADPATRQAAAHQRRGEERRGQVGAVRHVAGLQRTKSKGEAERLRLESRGSGGNGAG, from the exons ATGGTGAGTGGCCGAGTCGCTCTT GAAGACTTGAGAAGGGTCCCCGCCGTGGGAGTCTTCCGACTGGAAtttaggcctggcaaaacgggcgggcgggtcGGGTTTGGGCGGATCActaacgggccgggtcataaacgggcgGGTCATAAACAG AGCTTTGTGGAGCCTGGAGGAGACCTGGAGACGACGACTCAAGGTGTGGAGTGGACCGATTGCAGACTCACAGCACCGGCAGATCCGGCGACTCGGCAAGCAGCAGCGCACCAGAGGAGAGGGGAGGAGAGGAGAGGACAGGTCGGGGCCGTCCGGCACGTTGCAGGCTTGCAGCGCACCAAATCCaaaggagaggctgagagattgAGACTCGAGAGCCGCGGCAGCGGTGGCAACGGCGCGGGTTAG